One genomic window of Sporocytophaga myxococcoides DSM 11118 includes the following:
- a CDS encoding delta-60 repeat domain-containing protein, whose protein sequence is MKKILKSLYVVAILSVGLITETLAQKNWLDESFGRKGILRYDDLTLTKDFDEAAAVYLEDKLLLLGIDTSNRANGFTLVRLKNDGSPDYSFIPRRIIETDSTDYFSQILVTPDKKIVLFGMKNKALHEYEHTILKFNQNGLADQGFGNKGLVTIPRDKNYIEQLQSAIIQSDGKIVFAITSMDLRTTYDAELKPNKITFFRLNIDGSNDGSFGNGGPVSYAISYINPELSMNLQPDGKILVGGAYTKNWSTNSAAITQIRLNADGSLDKSFANNGAIEISYHDLGIDTTSSKVRFVQNPVFLDDNQMIYTLTECPNIGSYSDCVSKIYRLKSDGTPDFDFQINYDEVSTLPYADYGYSKTSDNNLLLKDEFGFRKIKLDPSKISIVANIQNEQKFLFRPFPNPSNGNFAIENAMSVQQVVLTNSLGQIETFDDASNIQTQMKGLLFATVKTSNGSYSFKVEVF, encoded by the coding sequence ATGAAAAAAATATTAAAATCACTATATGTTGTTGCCATCCTAAGTGTTGGCTTAATTACAGAAACATTAGCCCAAAAGAACTGGCTTGATGAATCCTTTGGAAGAAAAGGAATTCTCAGATATGATGATTTAACCCTGACAAAAGACTTTGACGAAGCCGCAGCAGTCTATTTGGAAGACAAGCTTTTATTATTAGGGATTGACACTTCCAATAGGGCGAATGGTTTCACCCTGGTCAGACTGAAAAATGACGGAAGCCCTGACTATTCCTTTATACCAAGGAGAATCATCGAAACTGATTCAACAGATTATTTTTCTCAAATTCTAGTCACGCCAGACAAAAAAATTGTTCTTTTTGGAATGAAAAATAAGGCGTTACACGAATATGAACATACTATATTAAAGTTTAATCAAAATGGTTTAGCAGACCAGGGATTTGGCAACAAAGGTTTGGTTACTATTCCACGGGATAAGAATTACATTGAACAGCTCCAATCCGCCATTATACAGTCTGATGGAAAAATTGTCTTTGCCATAACCTCAATGGATTTGAGAACGACTTATGATGCAGAACTTAAACCAAATAAAATAACTTTCTTCAGACTGAATATTGACGGAAGTAATGATGGGAGCTTTGGCAATGGGGGTCCGGTTAGTTATGCAATCTCCTATATAAATCCAGAGTTGAGTATGAACCTTCAGCCGGATGGCAAAATACTGGTTGGAGGAGCCTATACAAAAAACTGGAGCACTAATTCTGCCGCTATCACTCAAATCCGTCTAAATGCAGATGGAAGCTTAGATAAGAGTTTCGCCAACAATGGGGCGATTGAAATTTCTTACCATGATTTGGGAATTGATACGACCTCATCAAAAGTTAGATTTGTTCAAAACCCGGTTTTTCTTGATGATAATCAAATGATATATACATTGACTGAATGTCCTAATATAGGTTCGTATTCAGATTGTGTTTCAAAAATATACAGACTTAAATCTGATGGCACTCCGGACTTCGATTTTCAAATAAATTATGATGAGGTAAGCACATTGCCATATGCAGATTATGGATATTCTAAAACTTCTGATAATAATCTTCTTTTGAAAGATGAATTTGGATTTCGTAAGATAAAGCTAGACCCATCTAAAATTTCGATAGTCGCTAATATACAGAATGAACAAAAGTTTTTATTCAGGCCATTTCCCAATCCGTCAAACGGAAACTTTGCTATAGAAAATGCAATGTCGGTTCAACAAGTGGTATTGACGAACAGTTTAGGTCAAATAGAAACCTTTGATGATGCTTCAAATATCCAGACTCAAATGAAAGGCTTACTCTTTGCAACTGTAAAAACTTCAAATGGCAGTTACAGTTTTAAAGTCGAAGTATTCTGA
- a CDS encoding cellulase family glycosylhydrolase, with translation MKRKLLFALSLFLVVINSYSQDFVKREGKKLKFKGEEIYLRGMAFGNVVYSDNLSPSLHHSEVDLQRVHNLGMNAIRFYLNYKTFEDDANPYTYKQSGWDWIDKNVQWAKNHGIFLILNMHVPQGGYQSACKGDALWTNLENQKRLSALWKAIADRYKDEPQIGAYDILNEPTPSGSIQNWSNLAQQIIDSIRSVDVNHLIVTERALALNCDYSYSDANNNYPQITEENLMYTVHLYDPYEFTHQNLDWANTGDGGKYPDEDNITAPSDATYFTGNYTNPSISSGTSGWKYYTGKPFTVTSDEILMGRVVFVSNKIGAGKVYFDDFVLKELDENGNEIRTVFSVNPTSGTYWWYSADGSGAYSEEKSIGHNDNYSVAISGNKAAASVICPNFGFRVTKGHKYVISGWMKGDNIPAGATASITTEFYNSPSNAPLGARNYQYLVEKITAYSKYIEDKGYPVYFGEFGAARNTFNNDKGGDRWAADALHIFDSLGYHFTYHSYKESSFGLYDGWDRPVDTTTINTALERVFREFFGTTTGLFLPGKADKSSLLLYPNPGSEYLNIHNPENMNINRIDICDMLGNVVITSRAWTQVDIHMLPKGSYIILMHHSSGISHGKLVKQ, from the coding sequence ATGAAAAGAAAATTACTGTTTGCATTAAGCTTATTTCTTGTAGTCATCAATTCCTATTCTCAGGATTTTGTAAAAAGAGAAGGCAAAAAACTCAAATTTAAGGGGGAGGAAATATATCTCAGAGGGATGGCTTTTGGTAATGTTGTTTATTCTGATAACCTGTCTCCTTCACTTCACCATTCAGAAGTTGATTTACAACGAGTTCATAATCTTGGAATGAATGCCATCCGGTTTTATTTAAACTATAAAACATTCGAAGATGATGCTAATCCTTATACTTATAAACAAAGTGGGTGGGACTGGATAGATAAAAATGTGCAATGGGCTAAAAATCACGGTATTTTTCTGATACTTAACATGCATGTACCGCAGGGAGGTTACCAGTCAGCTTGTAAAGGAGATGCTTTATGGACAAACCTTGAAAATCAAAAGCGACTTTCAGCTCTTTGGAAAGCAATTGCTGATCGTTATAAAGATGAACCTCAGATCGGAGCTTATGATATTCTGAATGAACCAACACCATCTGGGAGCATTCAAAACTGGAGCAACCTTGCTCAGCAAATTATCGATAGCATAAGGAGCGTTGATGTCAATCACCTGATTGTGACAGAAAGAGCTCTAGCATTGAATTGTGATTATAGCTATTCCGATGCGAACAATAATTACCCGCAGATTACGGAAGAAAATCTTATGTATACCGTCCACCTTTATGATCCTTATGAATTTACTCATCAGAATCTTGACTGGGCTAATACCGGGGATGGGGGAAAGTATCCTGACGAAGATAATATCACTGCGCCATCTGATGCTACATATTTTACCGGAAACTACACCAATCCTTCCATAAGCTCTGGTACCAGCGGTTGGAAATATTATACCGGAAAGCCCTTCACAGTAACAAGCGATGAAATTTTAATGGGGAGGGTTGTTTTTGTGTCCAATAAAATAGGAGCAGGTAAAGTTTATTTTGATGATTTTGTGCTGAAAGAACTAGATGAGAATGGTAATGAAATCAGAACCGTCTTTTCTGTAAATCCTACTTCCGGCACATACTGGTGGTATTCAGCAGATGGCTCAGGGGCTTATTCAGAAGAAAAATCAATTGGTCATAACGACAATTATTCTGTGGCAATCTCCGGAAATAAAGCGGCAGCATCTGTCATTTGCCCCAATTTTGGTTTTAGAGTAACAAAAGGCCACAAATATGTAATAAGTGGCTGGATGAAAGGTGATAATATCCCAGCAGGTGCTACCGCATCTATTACAACTGAATTTTATAATTCACCTTCCAACGCGCCACTAGGGGCTAGAAACTATCAATATCTGGTGGAGAAAATTACTGCATACTCAAAATATATAGAGGACAAAGGTTATCCGGTGTATTTTGGAGAGTTTGGCGCAGCCAGAAATACCTTTAATAATGATAAAGGTGGAGACCGATGGGCTGCAGACGCATTGCATATTTTTGATAGTCTTGGATATCATTTCACCTACCATTCTTATAAGGAATCTTCATTCGGATTATATGACGGATGGGATAGGCCTGTGGATACGACCACCATTAATACCGCCCTTGAAAGAGTTTTCAGAGAATTCTTTGGTACGACCACGGGTCTTTTTTTACCTGGGAAAGCGGATAAATCGTCTTTATTACTTTATCCAAATCCTGGAAGTGAGTATCTGAATATTCACAATCCTGAGAATATGAATATAAACAGAATTGATATCTGTGATATGTTAGGGAATGTGGTGATCACATCACGTGCATGGACTCAAGTAGATATTCATATGTTGCCTAAAGGAAGTTACATTATATTGATGCATCATTCCAGTGGGATATCGCATGGGAAATTGGTTAAGCAATAA
- a CDS encoding helix-turn-helix domain-containing protein: MKGPIPKTFNKNLFRNFIQDAASIRVIAISIALLIVIFFVFFHKEELVLFPSAEKLNVNFYTDKNDNGMSTVLSSNRNDSVIGFHFMLKKGFVVPYSGINLAKAEYQVFDVSDYNRLEVRVSSKNVSDLLIFLVTKDKNVKDTNHRLRDRHTSTNVEISDKRQTLRLKFKNFSTPDWWFTAIGQPKSDFSEPEWNSLNQLSFATGLNPILGKESAIELYKVRFYRDNTEVLVAMAIGEFFVVLSLLLRFYLKGLKSGENSNSVNIRYRPVTIDEKPETGFSFLDYINENFNNSELDLSQISKATGVNQRYISDTISDKFQVNFKTYVNQIRINEAKRLLKESDLNISEIAYSVGFSSPGSFNRVFKSMTGKTPSEFQEKPE, encoded by the coding sequence ATGAAGGGACCCATTCCCAAGACATTCAATAAAAATCTATTCCGAAATTTTATTCAGGATGCTGCTAGCATCCGGGTAATTGCAATTAGCATTGCTTTACTTATTGTAATATTTTTTGTCTTCTTTCATAAAGAAGAATTGGTACTTTTTCCTTCGGCCGAAAAGCTGAATGTGAATTTTTATACTGACAAAAATGACAATGGCATGTCAACAGTATTAAGCTCAAACCGGAATGATTCTGTTATAGGTTTTCACTTCATGCTTAAAAAGGGATTTGTGGTGCCTTATTCAGGAATTAATCTCGCAAAAGCTGAATATCAGGTTTTTGATGTTTCGGATTACAACAGATTGGAAGTTAGAGTTTCCTCAAAAAACGTTTCAGATCTTCTTATCTTTTTAGTTACAAAGGACAAAAATGTCAAAGATACAAATCACAGGTTGAGGGATCGGCATACCTCAACAAATGTTGAAATCTCGGATAAAAGGCAGACCTTGAGGTTAAAATTTAAAAATTTTTCTACTCCAGACTGGTGGTTTACAGCTATTGGTCAGCCCAAAAGTGATTTTTCCGAGCCGGAATGGAATAGCCTGAATCAGCTTTCTTTTGCAACTGGCCTTAACCCTATACTCGGGAAGGAAAGTGCTATAGAATTATACAAGGTGCGTTTTTACAGAGACAACACAGAAGTCCTGGTAGCTATGGCAATTGGAGAATTTTTCGTTGTTTTGAGTTTGTTACTTCGGTTTTATTTAAAGGGTTTAAAATCTGGCGAGAATTCAAATTCTGTTAATATTCGGTATAGACCTGTGACAATAGACGAAAAGCCTGAAACGGGCTTTAGTTTTTTAGACTATATCAATGAGAATTTTAATAATTCGGAATTGGATCTTTCTCAAATATCTAAAGCCACTGGTGTAAACCAAAGATATATTTCAGACACGATTTCGGACAAATTCCAGGTTAATTTTAAAACCTATGTAAACCAAATCAGGATAAACGAAGCAAAAAGACTTTTAAAAGAATCTGACCTTAATATAAGTGAAATTGCCTATTCTGTTGGTTTTAGCAGTCCGGGAAGTTTTAATAGAGTATTCAAAAGTATGACAGGCAAGACTCCATCTGAGTTTCAGGAAAAGCCTGAGTAG